A window of Chaetodon auriga isolate fChaAug3 chromosome 2, fChaAug3.hap1, whole genome shotgun sequence contains these coding sequences:
- the znf362a gene encoding zinc finger protein 362a isoform X4 produces MAEPRFNNPYFWPPPPTMPGQEQLMAEKIRPHHLPAASAPSQQPLLAPHSQADGVQHGMSKAQQMPVLHSHSPSQPDIALHARPASSSVTGRILGDVNLNLDDKAAIKARGLWEDWHLRQLIDHPSRTNHVSGVALASRTGNLNTSEIITPTTPTSSSHSRLGGAPTPHLISGLACSHGMEPGKNNGGLVGLLGPPPKEERGRKKIKAENGSSLLVVPYPILASGNDQSCVTITAKEGKTYRCKVCPLTFFSKSDMQIHSKTHTEAKAHKCPHCTKSFANASYLAQHLRIHLGVKPYRCSYCEKSFRQLSHLQQHTRIHTGDRPYKCAHPGCEKAFTQLSNLQSHQRQHNKDKPFKCSNCYRAYSDSASLQIHLSAHAIKNAKAYCCSMCGRAYTSETYLMKHMSKHTMVEHVVSHHSPQHRTESPTIPIRISLI; encoded by the exons ATGGCTGAACCTCGCTTTAACAATCCCTatttctggcctccacctcccACTATGCCTGGCCAG GAGCAGCTCATGGCAGAGAAGATCAGGCCGCATCATCTGCCTGCTGCCTCAGCCCCTTCCCAACAGCCCTTACTGGCTCCCCACAGCCAGGCAGATGGCGTCCAGCACGGGATGTCCAAGGCCCAGCAGATGCCGGTTCTTCACAGCCACAGCCCGTCTCAGCCTGACATCGCCCTGCACGCCCGCCCGGCCTCCAGCTCAGTCACAG GTCGTATTCTGGGGGATGTGAATTTGAATCTGGACGATAAGGCAGCTATAAAAGCCAGAGGATTATGGGAAGACTGGCATCTGCGTCAGCTTATAGACCATCCCTCCAGGACGAACCATGTCTCAG GTGTGGCGCTGGCATCCAGAACGGGCAACCTCAACACTTCAGAGATCATCACCCCCACCACACCCACATCAAGCAGCCACAGCCGGCTTGGCGGAGCCCCAACGCCTCATCTCATCTCAGGGCTAGCCTGCAGCCACGGGATGGAGCCTGGGAAAAACAACGGGGGCCTCGTAGGACTCCTCGGTCCTCCTCCAAAGGAGGAACGAGGGCGTAAGAAGATCAAAGCGGAGAATGGGTCTTCTCTTTTGGTGGTGCCCTACCCGATCCTCGCCTCAGGCAACGACCAGTCCTGTGTCACCATCACTGCCAAAGAGGGAAAAACCTACCG GTGTAAAGTTTGTCCGCTGACCTTCTTCTCCAAGTCAGACATGCAGATTCACTCCAAGACGCACACAGAGGCAAAGGCTCACAAGTGCCCTCACTGCACTAAGTCCTTTGCGAATGCATCGTACCTGGCTCAGCACCTGCGCATACACCTGGGCGTCAAACCTTACCGCTGCTCCTACTGTGAGAAAAGCTTTCGCCAGCTctcccatctgcagcagcacaccag AATCCACACAGGCGATCGGCCGTATAAATGCGCCCATCCAGGCTGTGAAAAAGCTTTTACTCAGCTGTCCAATCTGCAG TCTCACCAGAGGCAGCACAACAAAGACAAGCCCTTCAAGTGTTCCAACTGTTACCGTGCCTACTCGGACTCTGCCTCGCTGCAGATCCACCTGTCTGCACACGCCATCAAGAACGCCAAGGCGTACTGCTGCAGCATGTGCGGCAGGGCGTACACCTCG gaGACGTACCTTATGAAACACATGTCTAAACACACAATGGTGGAACATGTGGTGTCCCATCACTCCCCTCAGCACAGGACAGAGTCTCCCACCATCCCTATACGCATCTCCCTCATCTGA
- the znf362a gene encoding zinc finger protein 362a isoform X3, translating into MAEPRFNNPYFWPPPPTMPGQLDNLVLINKIKEQLMAEKIRPHHLPAASAPSQQPLLAPHSQADGVQHGMSKAQQMPVLHSHSPSQPDIALHARPASSSVTGRILGDVNLNLDDKAAIKARGLWEDWHLRQLIDHPSRTNHVSGVALASRTGNLNTSEIITPTTPTSSSHSRLGGAPTPHLISGLACSHGMEPGKNNGGLVGLLGPPPKEERGRKKIKAENGSSLLVVPYPILASGNDQSCVTITAKEGKTYRCKVCPLTFFSKSDMQIHSKTHTEAKAHKCPHCTKSFANASYLAQHLRIHLGVKPYRCSYCEKSFRQLSHLQQHTRIHTGDRPYKCAHPGCEKAFTQLSNLQSHQRQHNKDKPFKCSNCYRAYSDSASLQIHLSAHAIKNAKAYCCSMCGRAYTSETYLMKHMSKHTMVEHVVSHHSPQHRTESPTIPIRISLI; encoded by the exons ATGGCTGAACCTCGCTTTAACAATCCCTatttctggcctccacctcccACTATGCCTGGCCAG CTGGATAACCTAGTCTTGATCAATAAAATCAAGGAGCAGCTCATGGCAGAGAAGATCAGGCCGCATCATCTGCCTGCTGCCTCAGCCCCTTCCCAACAGCCCTTACTGGCTCCCCACAGCCAGGCAGATGGCGTCCAGCACGGGATGTCCAAGGCCCAGCAGATGCCGGTTCTTCACAGCCACAGCCCGTCTCAGCCTGACATCGCCCTGCACGCCCGCCCGGCCTCCAGCTCAGTCACAG GTCGTATTCTGGGGGATGTGAATTTGAATCTGGACGATAAGGCAGCTATAAAAGCCAGAGGATTATGGGAAGACTGGCATCTGCGTCAGCTTATAGACCATCCCTCCAGGACGAACCATGTCTCAG GTGTGGCGCTGGCATCCAGAACGGGCAACCTCAACACTTCAGAGATCATCACCCCCACCACACCCACATCAAGCAGCCACAGCCGGCTTGGCGGAGCCCCAACGCCTCATCTCATCTCAGGGCTAGCCTGCAGCCACGGGATGGAGCCTGGGAAAAACAACGGGGGCCTCGTAGGACTCCTCGGTCCTCCTCCAAAGGAGGAACGAGGGCGTAAGAAGATCAAAGCGGAGAATGGGTCTTCTCTTTTGGTGGTGCCCTACCCGATCCTCGCCTCAGGCAACGACCAGTCCTGTGTCACCATCACTGCCAAAGAGGGAAAAACCTACCG GTGTAAAGTTTGTCCGCTGACCTTCTTCTCCAAGTCAGACATGCAGATTCACTCCAAGACGCACACAGAGGCAAAGGCTCACAAGTGCCCTCACTGCACTAAGTCCTTTGCGAATGCATCGTACCTGGCTCAGCACCTGCGCATACACCTGGGCGTCAAACCTTACCGCTGCTCCTACTGTGAGAAAAGCTTTCGCCAGCTctcccatctgcagcagcacaccag AATCCACACAGGCGATCGGCCGTATAAATGCGCCCATCCAGGCTGTGAAAAAGCTTTTACTCAGCTGTCCAATCTGCAG TCTCACCAGAGGCAGCACAACAAAGACAAGCCCTTCAAGTGTTCCAACTGTTACCGTGCCTACTCGGACTCTGCCTCGCTGCAGATCCACCTGTCTGCACACGCCATCAAGAACGCCAAGGCGTACTGCTGCAGCATGTGCGGCAGGGCGTACACCTCG gaGACGTACCTTATGAAACACATGTCTAAACACACAATGGTGGAACATGTGGTGTCCCATCACTCCCCTCAGCACAGGACAGAGTCTCCCACCATCCCTATACGCATCTCCCTCATCTGA
- the znf362a gene encoding zinc finger protein 362a isoform X1, protein MASSAYKNKTGLPFLFSFCLKFFNKLSENVGEAADRARRCGGSSLSGGDALVRKLLLGFRMAEPRFNNPYFWPPPPTMPGQLDNLVLINKIKEQLMAEKIRPHHLPAASAPSQQPLLAPHSQADGVQHGMSKAQQMPVLHSHSPSQPDIALHARPASSSVTGRILGDVNLNLDDKAAIKARGLWEDWHLRQLIDHPSRTNHVSGVALASRTGNLNTSEIITPTTPTSSSHSRLGGAPTPHLISGLACSHGMEPGKNNGGLVGLLGPPPKEERGRKKIKAENGSSLLVVPYPILASGNDQSCVTITAKEGKTYRCKVCPLTFFSKSDMQIHSKTHTEAKAHKCPHCTKSFANASYLAQHLRIHLGVKPYRCSYCEKSFRQLSHLQQHTRIHTGDRPYKCAHPGCEKAFTQLSNLQSHQRQHNKDKPFKCSNCYRAYSDSASLQIHLSAHAIKNAKAYCCSMCGRAYTSETYLMKHMSKHTMVEHVVSHHSPQHRTESPTIPIRISLI, encoded by the exons ATGGCGTCCAGTGCTTATAAAAATAAGACCGGGCtgccatttttgttttccttttgtctgaaattttttaataaactgtctgagaatgtgGGAGAGGCGGCGGACAGAGCGAGGCGCTGCGGAGGATCGTCTCTCTCTGGAGGAGATGCTCTCGTTAGAAAGCTGCTGCTCGGCTTCAG GATGGCTGAACCTCGCTTTAACAATCCCTatttctggcctccacctcccACTATGCCTGGCCAG CTGGATAACCTAGTCTTGATCAATAAAATCAAGGAGCAGCTCATGGCAGAGAAGATCAGGCCGCATCATCTGCCTGCTGCCTCAGCCCCTTCCCAACAGCCCTTACTGGCTCCCCACAGCCAGGCAGATGGCGTCCAGCACGGGATGTCCAAGGCCCAGCAGATGCCGGTTCTTCACAGCCACAGCCCGTCTCAGCCTGACATCGCCCTGCACGCCCGCCCGGCCTCCAGCTCAGTCACAG GTCGTATTCTGGGGGATGTGAATTTGAATCTGGACGATAAGGCAGCTATAAAAGCCAGAGGATTATGGGAAGACTGGCATCTGCGTCAGCTTATAGACCATCCCTCCAGGACGAACCATGTCTCAG GTGTGGCGCTGGCATCCAGAACGGGCAACCTCAACACTTCAGAGATCATCACCCCCACCACACCCACATCAAGCAGCCACAGCCGGCTTGGCGGAGCCCCAACGCCTCATCTCATCTCAGGGCTAGCCTGCAGCCACGGGATGGAGCCTGGGAAAAACAACGGGGGCCTCGTAGGACTCCTCGGTCCTCCTCCAAAGGAGGAACGAGGGCGTAAGAAGATCAAAGCGGAGAATGGGTCTTCTCTTTTGGTGGTGCCCTACCCGATCCTCGCCTCAGGCAACGACCAGTCCTGTGTCACCATCACTGCCAAAGAGGGAAAAACCTACCG GTGTAAAGTTTGTCCGCTGACCTTCTTCTCCAAGTCAGACATGCAGATTCACTCCAAGACGCACACAGAGGCAAAGGCTCACAAGTGCCCTCACTGCACTAAGTCCTTTGCGAATGCATCGTACCTGGCTCAGCACCTGCGCATACACCTGGGCGTCAAACCTTACCGCTGCTCCTACTGTGAGAAAAGCTTTCGCCAGCTctcccatctgcagcagcacaccag AATCCACACAGGCGATCGGCCGTATAAATGCGCCCATCCAGGCTGTGAAAAAGCTTTTACTCAGCTGTCCAATCTGCAG TCTCACCAGAGGCAGCACAACAAAGACAAGCCCTTCAAGTGTTCCAACTGTTACCGTGCCTACTCGGACTCTGCCTCGCTGCAGATCCACCTGTCTGCACACGCCATCAAGAACGCCAAGGCGTACTGCTGCAGCATGTGCGGCAGGGCGTACACCTCG gaGACGTACCTTATGAAACACATGTCTAAACACACAATGGTGGAACATGTGGTGTCCCATCACTCCCCTCAGCACAGGACAGAGTCTCCCACCATCCCTATACGCATCTCCCTCATCTGA
- the znf362a gene encoding zinc finger protein 362a isoform X2, producing the protein MASSAYKNKTGLPFLFSFCLKFFNKLSENVGEAADRARRCGGSSLSGGDALVRKLLLGFRMAEPRFNNPYFWPPPPTMPGQEQLMAEKIRPHHLPAASAPSQQPLLAPHSQADGVQHGMSKAQQMPVLHSHSPSQPDIALHARPASSSVTGRILGDVNLNLDDKAAIKARGLWEDWHLRQLIDHPSRTNHVSGVALASRTGNLNTSEIITPTTPTSSSHSRLGGAPTPHLISGLACSHGMEPGKNNGGLVGLLGPPPKEERGRKKIKAENGSSLLVVPYPILASGNDQSCVTITAKEGKTYRCKVCPLTFFSKSDMQIHSKTHTEAKAHKCPHCTKSFANASYLAQHLRIHLGVKPYRCSYCEKSFRQLSHLQQHTRIHTGDRPYKCAHPGCEKAFTQLSNLQSHQRQHNKDKPFKCSNCYRAYSDSASLQIHLSAHAIKNAKAYCCSMCGRAYTSETYLMKHMSKHTMVEHVVSHHSPQHRTESPTIPIRISLI; encoded by the exons ATGGCGTCCAGTGCTTATAAAAATAAGACCGGGCtgccatttttgttttccttttgtctgaaattttttaataaactgtctgagaatgtgGGAGAGGCGGCGGACAGAGCGAGGCGCTGCGGAGGATCGTCTCTCTCTGGAGGAGATGCTCTCGTTAGAAAGCTGCTGCTCGGCTTCAG GATGGCTGAACCTCGCTTTAACAATCCCTatttctggcctccacctcccACTATGCCTGGCCAG GAGCAGCTCATGGCAGAGAAGATCAGGCCGCATCATCTGCCTGCTGCCTCAGCCCCTTCCCAACAGCCCTTACTGGCTCCCCACAGCCAGGCAGATGGCGTCCAGCACGGGATGTCCAAGGCCCAGCAGATGCCGGTTCTTCACAGCCACAGCCCGTCTCAGCCTGACATCGCCCTGCACGCCCGCCCGGCCTCCAGCTCAGTCACAG GTCGTATTCTGGGGGATGTGAATTTGAATCTGGACGATAAGGCAGCTATAAAAGCCAGAGGATTATGGGAAGACTGGCATCTGCGTCAGCTTATAGACCATCCCTCCAGGACGAACCATGTCTCAG GTGTGGCGCTGGCATCCAGAACGGGCAACCTCAACACTTCAGAGATCATCACCCCCACCACACCCACATCAAGCAGCCACAGCCGGCTTGGCGGAGCCCCAACGCCTCATCTCATCTCAGGGCTAGCCTGCAGCCACGGGATGGAGCCTGGGAAAAACAACGGGGGCCTCGTAGGACTCCTCGGTCCTCCTCCAAAGGAGGAACGAGGGCGTAAGAAGATCAAAGCGGAGAATGGGTCTTCTCTTTTGGTGGTGCCCTACCCGATCCTCGCCTCAGGCAACGACCAGTCCTGTGTCACCATCACTGCCAAAGAGGGAAAAACCTACCG GTGTAAAGTTTGTCCGCTGACCTTCTTCTCCAAGTCAGACATGCAGATTCACTCCAAGACGCACACAGAGGCAAAGGCTCACAAGTGCCCTCACTGCACTAAGTCCTTTGCGAATGCATCGTACCTGGCTCAGCACCTGCGCATACACCTGGGCGTCAAACCTTACCGCTGCTCCTACTGTGAGAAAAGCTTTCGCCAGCTctcccatctgcagcagcacaccag AATCCACACAGGCGATCGGCCGTATAAATGCGCCCATCCAGGCTGTGAAAAAGCTTTTACTCAGCTGTCCAATCTGCAG TCTCACCAGAGGCAGCACAACAAAGACAAGCCCTTCAAGTGTTCCAACTGTTACCGTGCCTACTCGGACTCTGCCTCGCTGCAGATCCACCTGTCTGCACACGCCATCAAGAACGCCAAGGCGTACTGCTGCAGCATGTGCGGCAGGGCGTACACCTCG gaGACGTACCTTATGAAACACATGTCTAAACACACAATGGTGGAACATGTGGTGTCCCATCACTCCCCTCAGCACAGGACAGAGTCTCCCACCATCCCTATACGCATCTCCCTCATCTGA